The genomic stretch ATATCAAATCTTGATATTGGTTCCAATCATGTCAGATTACATACTATGTAGAGACTTGTTTCTTGAGTTAAGACTTGCACCTTCCCTTGCTAGATGCATGCACTCATCCCATGTTTTCGGCTGTGCAACATACCTTTGTGTATGTGATGTAATCTTTTAAGAATAAGGTTTAGCTTCGTTTTCTATAACTACTGCAATTGTAAGAGGTATGCTCACAATATCAAATCTTGAAATTGGTTCCTATCATGTCAGATTACATACTATGTAGGCAATCCCAGATAGCAGCAACCATATATACAAACACTATGTAGTTGTGTGCGTATATACAATTCATCAAGTAATAGAGCCAACTCTCATCAATTTGTTCGGTCCTTTTTGTCTTCGATGACAATTAGTAAGATTTACTTCTTCCTTTTGTTgagatgagagagaaagaaaggTTGAATTGAACTGAGAATATTTTGCATGGGGATCAAAAAAGATACTGATTATGCGTAGGTTACTCAAGATATGAGCATAACTGAAATATTACAAAAAGCTAGTAATGAGAAAAATAGGCATCCCCAGctaaatatatatttatagcaTGTTCCAATTGGAAATTATAGTACAGGGAATGCTGCTCCTTGTGAAAGTTCAGATGATTTCACTTGACTACTGTTTGAAGTCGGTATGTTGGGAAATTGAAGTCACCACCACCATGGAACCCAGATCGAAATTTGTGAAAAAAATATGCATGTCTATATAAAGACTGATGTGGTACGCGAATCAACTTCACAATTCCCGGGAAGTGTAGCCTTTAGGGTTATTCTACTAACTGTTGTCTGAAATTATTTCGGTGCAGGTTACAAGGGTTATAACCAAGCATTGGTGCAACTGTGTATGAGCTATGCAGTATTTTCCGTTTTATTTGTGTTTGTGTTTCTTAATACCAGCAAatttgcatctaaaaaaaaaggtAACGGGAGGAAGATCTTTAACACACCCTAGAAGTAGAATCATTGAAACGCAAACTAACAGGCATTTTATTCTGGTTATCATTACTGTTCTTGGAATTCACATTTGGTACTTAAAATGAGTAAGAAGTTTATTATTCTGTTTGTTTGGTTTTGCAGATAATAAGGGGATGTATAAGGTGTCATCGAGCTAAAGTTATGAGCTTATGGCAGCAGGACCATCAAAAGAAAGATTGTACTCGTGTTTGCATTGGTAGTGTTTAAGAAAGTCCACTTGCTTTTCTATTAATTAACCATAAAACAAACATGCAAATGTGATGTTTGGCTGGTAAGCAAGGGCTCAAAAATAAACGTGTGATCTAGGGCCTTGTGTTTGATGTTTCACTACAATGTATTTTTATGTGTTTTGTTGCGTCTCGTCTTCTTTTCTTGTGCTGGATACTGGGAGTCTTTACTTCTTCCTCCAAAATCTCTATATATCGTGTATGGTTTCTTTTGCAAACACGGAGTTTTTAATTCAGCAGTAGCAAAAACTGACTGCAGGGAGCAGTGGATTATAGCCTGATTTCAAAAAATGACTGGAGTGTTTGTTAATAATAATATCCAGTTCGTACCAATTGGAATAACATATCTCAGGGTTTCAACTTCCAGCGCATGGAACTCGCAAATTTAACTAACATATCATCAAAGGCATCTTCATTACAAACTTACTTGACAGCATAGAACCCGGTTATCTTGACTAGTCGGTAAATTCTCAACGCACTTGACTAGTCGGTAAACGCTCTTGTGCTGGCGATCTAACCATGACCATGTGCTTAAACAATTTACACTTTTTTCAGGCCGATATACTTTAAACATTGTCGCGTTACTTTTGTGAAAATAATCCCAGATTGCTatgctaataggggtaccaaattACTTGGGGTGTATCACTTTACAAATAAGACAAAACAACAATTTGCTTTTGGGTTGGTATACCCCCAAGCAAATTAGCACCCCCATTAACAGCCTTGAAATAATCAAGTACGAAAatatgcttcaaaagaaaaaagtatGAAGATAAAAATGCATCTTCCCAATTGTTCAATCAGTTTGAGCATGACAACTACACTATAAATAGCACAATATTTTACGAGAGCAGAACACATCCATCAAAACAGAATAATATACGTAGATACGGCCTAATAAGATAACCTTTGCAAGGAAAAATGAGGTATGAGCTTATGAACGAATTCGACGTGAATGCATCAGCAGACGATGTATGGGAAGTTTATAGCTCTCCTAATCTTCCTAAACTGATCGTCGATTTACTTCCAGGTGTGTTTGAGAAGTGCAACAGATTGAAGGAGGATACTTAGACATGGGGGTAACATTCTATATGGATAGCTTCCATATCATTGAGAAAGTTGGTTGTGATTCATGCACTATCAAATCGACTACAAAATATGAAATCAACGACGATGAACTTGCGAAGAAAGTTTCTCCTCTTATCAGTGTAGATTCCCTTGTTAATATGGCTAGAGGCATCTCCAAATATGTTCTTAAGAATCAGAGCCATAAACATCAGCCTAAGAAAGAAGTGCATGAACATGGGCATCCCAGTGCCGATGAGGGCAAACATGTACATCCAGGGTCAGAATGAAGTTGTTCCTATCAGGTGATGTAAACCTGCAGCTTGGGGATATTATGGCGCCAATATAAATCTTTCATTATTGCAAGGCTATTTGCAGTTGTATTATGTatgaagtaaaaataaataataaaatgaacGAGTGAAAGTTTGATTCTcattaaaatttcttcaaattaaTAGCAAACCAAAGTTATTTAGCAAAACAACAGCCATAGATTGATAGGCCTACCTTTGATTATTGTATCAAATCCATGTCGAGTCAGCGGCAAACAAACAAGGTCTTGTTATTCCGATTTACTTCCTTGAATTATTAAATCTTTTGATTTCTTTTCCAAAAACTGAACACATTCATATCATggtagttttctttctttttttttttttttgtgaagccATATCATGGTAGTTATTTAGAgtaaaaaaagaaaacctaataataagaaaaaaatctTAATAATATAGTATAaaaacctggcatttttaggggcgacccaaaaggaattaggggcgactttttttattcccaacctatacactacgttaagggatgtccaaaaacgcggagaatacgttaatgcccttACATAATTGGAAGCTACACTGTACCAGATTGTAAATACCTAATCGGAAGGTTATTAATTAGATTACACTACGGATTAAGTTCTTttatgatcttcgaattcgattaccatctaaggcctcaaataccattaagatacggtttcatatctgctcttcggattccgatttgtggagcttgtgaacttgatcatgagcagttaccacaacccacgctctataaatagcacaatcttcttattCGGCAAAAgtaatatccatgttttttgttatgaaaattaaaactgaagagatgaaagagtttggtgcaattggggtgatagatctgagtttctttatataggtttagggtccaagggctctttttgtttttcccaaaaactccaacggctaatttgacgaaagttgaatgtggagaaaccaataatcggtaggtattgtatttagcatatctaccgattatggtagctttcaaaatttgaatttggggcaacttataatcggtaggtgttgtaatatatttaactctcgattaacgctgcatccaaaacacgaaccaagtggttatggctggctgtgtacactcaaaacctatggaatatggaaaGGGTTCGATCCGTGGCTCCTTATAATTGGTaagttgttaagttgtattcccttccgatcgTAGCAGGTttaaaaattcaatacatgaaggattttagaaaaaacttattttggggcaacttataatcggtatgttttgtaatatatttaactctcgATTAACGCTGcgtccaaaacacgaaccaagtggttatggctggctgtgtacactcaaaacctatggaatatggcaatgGTTCGATCTGggactccttataatcggtaggttgttaagttgtattcccttccgattataccaggtttcaaaaattcaatacatgaaggattttagaaaaagctcattttggggcaacttataatcggtagtcatatatgttggataacctaccgattataaaagggatTATTAGCCCAAATATCTACACTATAATTGGTAGGTCCAGTTCCAATTTAACCTACCGATTCACCTCTAACCTACCGATTGTGGTGTATGCTCCCGATTATATAAGGGCGTATTGGCCATTCCGAACAATCAGAGATAAGAGGTAGCTTAGAattacgtttgggtgaccttttttgtcttttagtgtcgcccctaaaaatgccaggtatAAAAAATCTCCCACTGGTATTTTATTTAGAGCGTcatgaacaagaaaaaaaatcacaagAAAGAACTAATAAGGAAAGGTCCGAAAGGATATATAACCATTAATATCATGACTGCCAGAAGGTTATTTGATTAGAAGAAAATATCCATTTAGGGAATACAAATATATCCTATGTCAATTTGACTGTCCTTGATTGGATATTTTCCGATTAATCATCCATGATATCTTTGTTGAGATCTCCGACTCAATTTCATCGatcaatttgtgcaggaaataatCCATGAAAAACTTGATCGACTGACTCAAAGTAATAGAAATACGTCTTTACTGTTTTGTTGTTTACCTTAATAGCTTAAACTTGAAACACTCTCCCTTCAGATGAGAAAATATTCACACATCTATCATCGTATTCAGTCCTAcaacaaaaataaccaaaatattAAAATCTAAAAAGTACTCAGGAAGATCTCAGAATCTGTTCACTTTCTAGTTTCTAAGTTAAGTTACTGACAACCGACCATAGAGACAAAGACGAGTGTACGGTGTACCAGTGCAATACTTAATCACATCATATTTTGCTGCTTCCAGTTGAGCCCTCAAGGCATGAGTCCCCTGAGAAAATAATATTCAATCAATGCCAATAATCTCACTTTGCAAACCCAACCGTAAATAAATGCACTCATAAAGTTATCCAGTCAAGCTTGTTTCTTAGGTTGGATGTTTCTGCATTTTCATTCGCCAACTCATCCTGTATTCCTCTGATGCATTGTTGCATAATAATAAGGTTAAATAGGCAGACAGATAACCAACATACCAACCATAAGATAGATATTCAAAATGAACTCTACTGAAATCAATCATGAAATTTGAGTACAGTACTTGCATGCAGATATCATAAAAGGTTTATTTGGTTACTAACATAGAAGTAGTACTATTCATATGGGGTATCTAATGTAAAGATGAACGATATAAAATCACCTTGGATATGGGTGCAGTCCAACCCATCTCTGAGGTCCAACCCAAGGATGGGCGTAACTCTTTTCCATTGACGTCATAAGATCCTCCTTCACCGTTGGGAGATCTCGGGAATGAAGCTtaaattaaaaccaaaaagatAAAAAGATTAATTCAGTCTTAAAATTGGAAAATCTTCAATTCCAAATGAACATAGTCGAATCTTTTATTTTATATATGCAAGACATGTAGATGTACAGTGCTAAGGGTGCATAAGCTAAAAGAGAAGCATCTCAAGACGTACTACAAGGTAATATGAGGTCTAACCAAAAGCCAAGTTTCTGTACTTCATATTTCCACTTAACTAAAAGAAAATTCAGCAAAATCAGCTCAATTTAATGTAGTACTGCACGAAAATTCAGGACAAGGTAATGCACATTATTTATACTATATCACAACACATAGTCAAGCATATAGATGCTACACAAACTTGAACAAGACATGTCGGCTTGGCATCATCATCAACATTATGAATTCCTTTCTCTACCTATATCACAACCGAGTCATTGACCTTCAAACCAACAAGCATATCAGCAACGACATGAAACAAATGTGTAGAAACTAACACAGTATAGGGAACAATGTGTCAACAGGTAATTTACAtcacaaaagaaagcaaaaagacATGGATCAGagttagaaaatattatttctgCCTCTTAACTTGTCCCAATCAACAAGTCCGACTCTGATTTGGAGGACGGGTATGAAGGTTTTGATACACTAACTGCACGCACAATAGGAAAATTCAGGGGGTAAATACTTGATAATTGCATGCCTTGTtagaaatacaagaagttttgttGTTAAAGCATTAAGTAGGACAAATGATTCAAATTACAACGACACTAATTGATGAGGTGAAACAAGATTACAACACATGACAAACAGAAGATCAATGTAGCACATATAATAAAagtaaactagataaaagtaAACAACAGTAAGTTTCTTACCCTTTGCGCAGGTATTCTTTagccatcattagcttctccctgaCGATCAATCAAAAACTCATTAATCTATATATATCAAACCGATACAACACAATATCCCACGTCCAAGAAACATCACGAATACCATCTAACAAGTACTACCATTGCAATACATGAAAAAATCAGGCTGTACAATTtcaaccactcttgattttcatATACTGCAACTGTCCTCACCACTCACAACCACCACCCAAGCATCCACTGCAAGTGGCGGAACCAGGATTCAAGACTAGGGGGGGTTGGAAAAAAATATTGCTCACCAGCAAAGAGAAAAGATTACCTCTTAAAAGAACATCGGAAAGTCCTAATAGCAAAACTGTACATCATGTTCTTTTTCGGGCACTCTTATTCTCTTTAACGACGACTGCTGTTTCCAACAAATATGGGGCAGAGATTCCTTAATGCACTTCTTTGATGAATACCTATAAAGCAGTAAAATTAGATTACTCCAACACTATTGCAAACGAACCATAATTAGTAGTTGTCCCAATATTTAAGTATTTCAGTGAGATTCTTAGATCAAATTGCACACATGTTATACATATTTGTCTCATTCAAAAGTACAAAAGAATTGCCATCTGCTAGCCTAATACAGTGAGCAGAGTTCGAGAAAAACAGTACTCATATAGCTCCCCAAATTGTGGCTGATTATCAACTTCACATTCATTTTATAAAGCTACAGGaaacaattaccagtattatgatTTCCActaaagtattccttgtattctCTACCAATTATTGATCGAGCAAGAACCCCCACCCTttcaaaaaggagcaaaaacttaTAGGTCAGAACACAAACTAAAAGTATATACCACTAGATGACTGACTAGAGTTGAGTCTAATATGGTACATATCCACTAGATGATCAACGACCGATAAATAAGGCTTGATGATGGTACTATTTTACAACTGTACATAAGTTGACTGTACCTGGCAGGCAATACAATTATACAAGTTCTCCTCTCGTGGGCATTTCCACAAACAACTAAAGTGCAGGGTCCTAATTTACACAGAACTGGCAAAGACTAAACACTTCGACAATGCAGGGGAAGTCTTGCTGTGCTTCCGCCGCTGTCCACTGCCAACAGCCAACCCCGAATGCCTAAAATCATGATCAAAAATGAAGAATCAAAAATAGGTTTGATTAGTTTAGTTATTACCATCAGCTCTTCTCTTCACAGTGACCCTGAAACCAAAAATCCCTAAAATTAAAATCCCGCAGTTGAATTGAAAGAGCGataaaagaaaaactaagaagAGATTGAGTAAAAATCCACCCTTTTCGTTTTAGAGATGGAGAATAACCTTAATAGTGAATCCTGGAATCAAAAGCCCAAAAATCAATAAAACCCCTAATCATGCAATTGTACCAAAACAATGATACTGTGTTCCATCATTGAGTAACGAAAATATACTTTGTTCTATGAAGAACAAATAGATCTGGGGTTTCGAAACGAATACCTTTTCAGCAGCACCCAAACTGAAACATAAATCAGAAATCTATGTTTCCttgatagaagaagaaaaaaaagaagcctTTCTTTCTTCTATGAATGAATGAATTGAAGAACATTTGTATGGTTACTATATAACTTTGAAATTAAAACCGCCTTGATAGGTGGGGACAGAGGGACAGGTACTAATCCGGCACCAGAGGATCTGCTGCCTCGTGATTTACTCCCTTCAATTTATCTTTTGATTTCTGGAAGTTAtttagagtaaaaaaaaaaattactaataataaataaaaaatcttccACTGGTATTTTATTTAGAGCGTtatgaataagaaaaaaaatcagaggaAAGAACTAATAAGGAAAGGATATATAAATTGGTAAAATTGCCAGAAGGTTATTTGATTAGAAGAAGATATATATCGTATATCCATTTAGGGAATATATACTATATATGTCGATTTGACTATCCTTGATTGGATATTTTCCAATTACTCATCATAATATCTTTATTGAGATCTCCAACTCTTAAATAGTGGTCATACCAATTTTACCTCTTTAATACCTTATTAATTTAGCCTTAAATATAGCAAATTTGGTTTATAGATGTAGATAAATATCGACCTAGAAGATTATCACAGTTTTTCTACGGAGAGGGGAAAAATAAAAGACCATATTTGACAAAAGTTCAAACAAAAAGATGAATCCATCATTCTCATTACCCTCCTTCTTCATTGTTTTTCTTATTCTCAACTTTCGTAATGTAAATGGTGATTTAGTTACGGATGTATGCAAGAATGCTTCCAAAAACACGCCTCCAGTCAAAGAGTTCGAAGTTGAATATGATTTCTGTGTCGCATCTCTGACGGCAAACCCTAAGAGTAAAGACGCTGATCTTCGTGGACTCGGAGTAATATCAATGCAGACATGTCTACAAAATGCAACTTCTGTTCATTCTTATATCGCTCAACTCTTGAAAGACCGAAAAACACAACCGATTCCAAAGTCATCCGTAAGGAGTTGTTTATATGAATATCGGGATGCTATTCGTTCTGTTCAAAAAGCTACTGCAAGTTTTAAAACTAAAGATTTCAGTAGTGCTAATATACAAATGAGTGCTGCCATGGAAGCTTCAATTCTGTGTGAATATGAGTTTGAGGAAGTTCTTCTTGGTCTCGCTTTGCCTACTCCATTGACCAAACAAAATGGCGATTTCTTTCAGCTGACTGGAATTTCTCTTGCCATTACTAATATGGTAAAATAATCTATTTGTTTCATGCACTTGATATGGTGTATTGCGTATTGAGTTTATTTTAAATAAAggaaaagttttgattttttttatataatatttgAATTTGTTCTCTTGGGAGCTCTTATATTTTAAGTGTGAAAACGTTGAAAAACTGAAAATGTGTTAAAGCGTGTTAAAATATGCTATGAATTAGTGCGGTGAATTACTGGCGATCACGAATAATCCGTTAATTATCGAAGAATCCATATAATACCCGTAATCGTAGGGAGGTAGAAAAGAGGGAGCAAATAATTTAAAATAGAGAACTCCGACCCCTCCTCTGTAGCCGTCTTAAGCCATAAACAAGATCTCGTTTACAACTAGgaagataaaatttatttttgcTTTCTCGATTTATTAATCACCCAAATAGTTTGACAAATTCATTCTCTTCCATGCCTGGTGATTTTGACCATCATTGTCTTTAATCTCCGATACAGATCTCCTATGAACGCTATATTCAACCAAAGTTGTTATGCATATCTGAACTCAATTACTAATGATTGTACAATCAAACTTTTCTTAaaataatactcgataatataatagtcttgctaaaataataaaatttctcaGTCCCGACTCGTGTTTTTggtgctaaaataataaatttgatAAAACTataatataatacatttcaaaagTTCCCTTACATTAATAGGTCACAattattatataaaataaaaaataattttcatacacataaaattttctcaaaatatgattcaatgttgattgtttttctttgaagttcaaatccagctgtatttcatccttaaTAGTTCGTAGTGCACTCATAAGACCCGGAATCACATTcttgaattacaaaaaaaatctttATAAAAATCTTTTTTCATGGAAACTAATAAGATTTATTACTTTAAAAACAAGTGCATGTCGTTCTAAAATTATTtccatttatgtttttttttctatattTTCGACTTTGAAAAATCTATTTCGTTATTTATCCTAAGATACTTTAATTTAGTTTTTaatatggaaattctcatttttcCCAGGATATTACTAAAATTAAGAATTAAAATTAATATATtgttattatatatataaaataataaattattacttTATCAAAGCCGGTGTTCCAGCGCGCAAAGAAGTTTCTTTGGGTTTGGTGTCAGAGAATAATAAGGATCTTCGCCCAGCTGATATCCTGGTGCTCAACTGGGAGAACGACAAAGACACGTGTATGGATATTACAGGCGTTTCACCGTTTACTGGCGACGGAGTTCGTGCCTTTTAGtattaaataaaattgattagaatataaaagagaatttaataaaaacaaaccaatggaataaaaaaaaatagtggaATAAATTTATTGACGACTTAAGTTTGTTCAATATAAACTTTTCTCATGACGTTTgtgattaaaaaaatgaaaaacacgtCCGGTGGTTGGGGATGGAAGCAACGGTGATGTGGGGGAAAGAAGTGGTATCATGTGATATTTGgatgtggtgggtgttggtgaaagTAATATATTTTGTTAATAATGTTTCGCCACAAATTGATTAACCTTATTGATCGTTTTAATGATAACATAAACTCGGTAAAAATACATGACAATTAAAATAATAACTGCAAACGAACGGTACAAATCAAAATCAATACACAATAAATTAACTTATTACTAAGTCGCACGGTTATGACACGAGTTATATCATAGCTAAAACAAAGTTTAACTAAGTAAGTTAACATAAAGAGAGATTTTGATTTGCCCTCCCGATTGATAAATCCACCTATGTGGTCGATCCCATGAATACACGCTTTAATCTGGAAATAACGCATTATATATTCTCCCTTTCccattccaaaaatcaaaaacaaagtggagaaatttgatagactaaaaataaaaaacctaCATTCCCATAAAACTAAACAATTGTTTTTCTCACTCACATCTAGAAGGAGGAATGGACTTAAAAACTTTAGTTCTCCACTTTTGAGCAAACCTAAATCAGAAATAAATTTGGGAATTAGAGATAGACTAAAGAGACAAAAGAAATTAAATCCAAAAACATGATTTCGCTCAACCTTATTTCCTTGATGATCCTTAATTTATCAATTGTTTATAGTATCATCCTCAAGATTTGTTTAGGGAGAAGATAAGTCAATGGTTGTTTAAGTAAGTGTTTATAAGTGACGTCTATGATTGAAAGTTAGAAATTCATATCTAACGGTCTTAATCTTTGCGCATCATTATTATctcattaatttctcataataaatattttattaatctccCATGATAAATATCTTATTAATTATCTAAATGAATATGTACTCCCACTCAATAGATGACCAAACTGGCTAGTGCCGTCTCTAATGTTTTAGAGGCATGGGGCGAACATTTTGAAAAGGGCCTTTCGTTAAATGATAATAAGCAATCAATAGATTCATCGTGTATGTAAACGTCTAATAAGAATATTTAAAAAGAATGAAGGTCTTGATTTAAAAAGTGCATGTTTAAAAGAGCAAAAATTCCTATGAAGTACCACCAATACCAAAAGAAAAACCATCATCCTTATAAATTGTCCTCCCTGGGATTACAGTTGCAAATTCATTATTATCTTGTATCTAACGAGAGTAGAAAGCCTAGGGACAGGTTTAAAAGTCATGCTTTAGGATTTCTCAAAAATAAATCTGATTATGTCGGCAGATCATCCTAAACAGAACTGATTGCAATTCGAATTTCAGAGTTATAAACCAGAAAAAACTTCCAAGATTAATAATATTTCCTCCGTCCCattattagatgacctagtttaagtttgcacaattcttaagacaATGAATGAAAATGAGtatttttaagtaatttttactattatacccttatggataataatttgcCAGATTTAGAAATGATTTCTGTCAAACTATACCATGGATATTTATAAACTTTttatcattgaaaagcattttaaaacaccttcgtaacgaatataaacatgaataTCAAGTTATACATATTCATTATACTAACGATAATCAACCAAaatgatagttttagaaatatcattTGTTTAATGagataggtcaactaatagtgggataaaattttaaaccaaataggtcatctaattatGGGTAATCAGGGTGATATTTGTGAGTGGCGGTGCACGGAGCCCGTGGCGGCAATgggtggttctggtggtggtaTCACAATTAGTCAATATAGTAGTGTGCAATGTTTATTCGATGTCGTTATGACACAAATAACATTATATTTTACAAGTTGTGCTTAATTTTTTAGGTGTTAAAATAAGCTCCgtcaaatacaaaagaaaacataataaTCAAAGTGTATGAAGAGCAGTTGTCACTTTAAATAGTAACAACAAATGAATAACAATATAACACcggtcaaaataatttttttcacttATTTTTCGTGGCCGTGTTGTTACGTCATGAGCCAAGTTCTAGTACTTAAATAAGGGATGactctgatttgatatttggatccaaattctctatccccaattagttttgatatccccaaaTTGCGTGTACGTagtttttgcattttttttatatttgttattGTTACATTTGAATTATTAAAATGATTAACCCTACATAAGCTCTATTATACTGATTGATTTTGTATATGCAATAGGATAGAAATGTGGTACAAAAACCTCCCAAGTGGACAAATTATGTATGCTTGGTGGGCTAAACACACATTAGTGTGTCAAAACAAGGGCTTAGTAGAAGATTTTAGAAATTTAGGGGCTAGAATCAGGGTTAGCCAACTCTTGGCTCCGCCTATGGCCTCACTTGATATTACACTGCTATTA from Papaver somniferum cultivar HN1 unplaced genomic scaffold, ASM357369v1 unplaced-scaffold_173, whole genome shotgun sequence encodes the following:
- the LOC113337697 gene encoding uncharacterized protein LOC113337697 isoform X2, with product MMYSFAIRTFRCSFKREKLMMAKEYLRKASFPRSPNGEGGSYDVNGKELRPSLGWTSEMGWTAPISKGTHALRAQLEAAKYDVIKTEYDDRCVNIFSSEGRVFQV
- the LOC113337697 gene encoding uncharacterized protein LOC113337697 isoform X1, translating into MMYSFAIRTFRCSFKREKLMMAKEYLRKASFPRSPNGEGGSYDVNGKELRPSLGWTSEMGWTAPISKGTHALRAQLEAAKYDVIKYCTGTPYTRLCLYGLNTMIDV
- the LOC113337697 gene encoding uncharacterized protein LOC113337697 isoform X3; amino-acid sequence: MMYSFAIRTFRCSFKREKLMMAKEYLRKASFPRSPNGEGGSYDVNGKELRPSLGWTSEMGWTAPISKGTHALRAQLEAAKYDVIKYCTGLNTMIDV
- the LOC113337699 gene encoding putative invertase inhibitor, with protein sequence MNPSFSLPSFFIVFLILNFRNVNGDLVTDVCKNASKNTPPVKEFEVEYDFCVASLTANPKSKDADLRGLGVISMQTCLQNATSVHSYIAQLLKDRKTQPIPKSSVRSCLYEYRDAIRSVQKATASFKTKDFSSANIQMSAAMEASILCEYEFEEVLLGLALPTPLTKQNGDFFQLTGISLAITNMVK